CGCCCGTTCGGCAGCCAGGTCGATGTCTACGGCCTGGATTACGAATGGATCAACCATTCGCTGGCGCCGACCGCGCACGTCGCCCACGACTTCCGCATCACCATCGGCGAGAACAGCGCGCAGCCGTATGCGGCCAGCGTGTTCAACATCTCGGCGATGAGCTTCGGCTCGCTCTCGGCCAACGCCATCCGCGCGCTCAACAAGGGCGCCAAGCTCGGCGGCTTCTACC
The sequence above is a segment of the Salifodinibacter halophilus genome. Coding sequences within it:
- a CDS encoding FMN-binding glutamate synthase family protein gives rise to the protein RPFGSQVDVYGLDYEWINHSLAPTAHVAHDFRITIGENSAQPYAASVFNISAMSFGSLSANAIRALNKGAKLGGFY